A section of the Alligator mississippiensis isolate rAllMis1 chromosome 8, rAllMis1, whole genome shotgun sequence genome encodes:
- the TOB1 gene encoding protein Tob1 codes for MQLEIQVALNFIISYLYNKLPRRRVNIFGEELERLLKKKYEGHWYPEKPYKGSGFRCIHIGEKVDPVIEQASKESGLDIDDVRGNLPQDLSVWIDPFEVSYQIGEKGPVKVLYVDDNENGCELDKEIKNSFNPEAQVFMPISDPASSVSSSPSPPFGHSAAVSPTFMPRSTQPLTFTTATFAATKFGSTKMKNSGRSNKVARTSPTNLGLNVNDLLKQKALSSSMHSLYGLGLGSQQQQQQKTSALSPNAKEFIFPNMQGQGSTSSIFPGDSPLNLNPLQYSNAFDMFAAYGGLNEKSFVDGLNFSLNNMQYSNQQFQPVMAN; via the coding sequence AATCCAAGTAGCACTCAATTTTATTATCTCGTATTTGTACAATAAGCTTCCCAGGCGGCGTGTCAACATTTTTGGTGAAGAGCTTGAAAGACTTCTTAAGAAGAAGTATGAAGGGCACTGGTATCCAGAAAAGCCATACAAAGGATCAGGGTTTAGATGTATACATATAGGGGAGAAAGTGGACCCAGTCATAGAACAAGCATCCAAAGAAAGTGGCTTGGACATTGATGATGTTCGTGGCAACTTGCCTCAGGATCTTAGTGTTTGGATTGACCCATTTGAGGTTTCATACCAAATCGGTGAAAAGGGACCAGTGAAAGTGCTTTATGTGGATGATAATGAAAATGGATGTGAGTTGGATAAGGAAATCAAGAACAGCTTTAACCCAGAGGCCCAGGTGTTCATGCCAATTAGTGACCCAGCATCATCAGTTTCTagctctccttctcctccctttgGTCACTCTGCTGCTGTGAGCCCAACTTTCATGCCCCGCTCCACTCAGCCTTTAACCTTCACCACTGCCACATTTGCTGCCACCAAGTTTGGCTCGACCAAAATGAAGAATAGCGGCCGTAGCAACAAGGTTGCCCGCACTTCTCCCACCAACCTTGGCTTGAATGTCAATGACCTGTTGAAGCAGAAAGCCCTTTCCTCCTCCATGCACTCTCTCTACGGGCTTGGCctaggcagtcagcagcaacaacagcagaaGACTTCTGCCCTCTCTCCTAATGCAAAGGAGTTCATATTCCCCAACATGCAGGGTCAAGGTAGTACCAGTAGCATATTTCCTGGTGACAGCCCCCTTAACCTCAATCCTCTCCAGTACAGCAATGCCTTTGATATGTTTGCAGCCTATGGAGGTCTAAATGAGAAGTCTTTTGTGGATGGCTTGAATTTTAGCTTAAACAACATGCAGTATTCTAACCAGCAATTCCAGCCTGTCATGgctaactaa